The Herbiconiux sp. A18JL235 region TCCGGGTGGTCGACGTCGGCGGCCTCAAGGTCACGGCGGCCCTCGACTACGGCGGGGTGGTGTCGGCGTTGCTCGGCGCGGCGAAAGAGCACGGCAGGCCCGGCGTGCTGCGAGCGCTGGCGCCGCCGTTCCGTGCGGCCGTCGAGTCGGTGCTCAGCCAGACGACGGCGCCGGTGCTTGTGGTCGCGATCCCCTCGTCGGCGCAGGCGCGACGGGCACGCGGGTACCGCCCCGTCGAGACCCTGGTGCGCCTCGCCGGCCTGCGCCCCGCCGCGTCGGGATCGCTCCGCCAGACCCGCGAGGTCGACGACCAGGCGGGCCTGTCGGTCAGTGCCCGTCGGCGCAATCTGAGCGGTGCCCTCCGGGCCGGCGCGGCACTCCGGGAGCGCCGCGTACTGCTCGTCGACGACGTCGTCACGACCGGTTCGACGCTCCGCGAGGCGGCGCGGGCGGTCTCCGCGGCCGAGGGCCAAGTGGTCGGGGCGGCGTGTCTGGCACACACGGTCAAACGCAAGACGACGCCCAGGTGATTAATCGGTGACACTGCGGTGCAGGTCGCGGTAGCGTGAACGGCACAAGGCGCGAACGTTCCCGCCGCGTGCAGGATCCGCGTCATCACAACTGGCTAGGAGGTCTCCATGGAAATCAACATCACCGGAAGAAACCTAGGCATCACGGATCGCTTCCGCGAGTACGCGGGCGAGAAAGCGGAAAAGGTCGGTCATCTCGCCGACAAGGCACTCGCCCTCGAGATCAAGGTGAGCCGCCACAACACCTCGACGGGCTCGCAGAGCGGAGACGATCGCGTCGAGCTCACCCTCATCGGCCCCGGCCCCCTCGTGCGTGCTGAGAGCTCCGCGAGCGACAAGTACGCCGCGTTCGACCTCGCACTCGCCAAGCTGATGCAGCGGGTGCGGCGGGCCAAGGACCGCAAGAAGGTGCACCGCGGTCAGCACCGGCCGCTCTCCCTGCACGAGGCCAGCACCGACGGCTTCAGCGCGCTCGACGTGAGGCCCGCCGACGTGGAGGTGCTCACGGGCTCGCTCTCCGTCGTCGACGACGCGCCTGCCGACGCCGAAACGGGCGACGCCGCCGAGACCGACGAGTACTGCCCCGTCGTCATCCGCACGAAGGTCTTCGGAGCCACGCCCATGACCGTCGACGACGCGCTCTACCACATGGAGCTCGTCGGTCACGACTTCTACCTCTTCCTCGACGCGGAGTCCGGCCGGCCGAGCGTCGTCTACCGGCGCAAGGGCTGGGACTACGGGGTCATCGCCCTCGACGAGAACGCCGCCGCCTTCGCCGAGATCACGAACGAGACCGTCGAGGCCGCGGCGCGCTGACGCCGGCACGGGTGCTCTCCCGCTACGGTCGGAGCCTCGGCGAACGCCCCGCCGATGCCCAGGCACGAGCAACTAGTATGGTCATCGCCTGTGCGACGCGCCCAGGTACGACTGCAGTGGGAGAGACTCCGTGGCCTCAGTACTCGAAAAGGTCCTTCGTGTCGGCGAGGGCCGTACCCTCCGTAAGCTCCAGGCCTACGCGAAGGCCATCAACGCCCTCGAAGACGATTTCCAGGCCCTCAGCGACGAGGAACTGAAAGACGAGACTCCGCGTCTGCGCGAGCGCTACGAGTCGGGGGAGAGCCTCGACCACCTCCTGCCCGAGGCCTTCGCCGCCGTGCGGGAGGCCGCGCGCCGCACCCTCGGCCTCCGCCACTTCGACGTGCAGCTCATGGGTGGGGCGGCTCTTCACCTCGGCAACATCGCCGAGATGAAGACCGGTGAGGGCAAGACCCTCGTGGCCACCACTGCCGCCTACCTCAACGCCATCGCGGGCAAGGGCGTGCACGTCATCACAGTCAACGACTTCCTGGCCGGCTACCAGAGCGAACTGATGGGCCGTGTGTTCCGCGCCCTCGGCATGACCACGGGCTGCATCCTCGCGGGTCAGACCCCCGCCGAGCGTCGCGTGCAGTACGAGGCCGACATCACCTACGGCACGAACAACGAGTTCGGTTTCGACTATCTGCGCGACAACATGGCCTGGCAGGCCTCCGACATGGTGCAGCGCGGTCACTTCTTCGCCATCGTCGACGAGGTCGACTCCATCCTCATCGACGAGGCCCGCACCCCGCTCATCATCTCCGGTCCCGCCTCGGGCGAGGCCAACCGGTGGTTCAACGAGTTCGCCCAGATCGCCACGAAGCTGGTGGCGAACGAGGACTACGAGGTCGACGAGAAGAAGCGCACCGTCGGTGTGCTCGAGCCCGGCATCGAGAAGGTCGAGGACTACCTCGGCATCGACAACCTCTACGAGTCGGCGAACACCCCGCTCATCTCCTTCCTCAACAACGCCATCAAAGCGAAGGCGCTGTTCAAGAAGGACAAAGACTACGTGGTGCTGAACGGCGAGGTGCTGATCGTCGACGAGCACACCGGCCGCATCCTGGCCGGTCGCCGCTACAACGAGGGCATCCACCAGGCGATCGAGGCCAAGGAGGGCGTCGCCGTCAAGGCCGAGAACCAGACGCTCGCCACGGTGACGCTGCAGAACTACTTCCGGCTCTA contains the following coding sequences:
- the raiA gene encoding ribosome-associated translation inhibitor RaiA; its protein translation is MEINITGRNLGITDRFREYAGEKAEKVGHLADKALALEIKVSRHNTSTGSQSGDDRVELTLIGPGPLVRAESSASDKYAAFDLALAKLMQRVRRAKDRKKVHRGQHRPLSLHEASTDGFSALDVRPADVEVLTGSLSVVDDAPADAETGDAAETDEYCPVVIRTKVFGATPMTVDDALYHMELVGHDFYLFLDAESGRPSVVYRRKGWDYGVIALDENAAAFAEITNETVEAAAR
- a CDS encoding ComF family protein, encoding MTPLLTSWLLDAAAVLAPVSCAGCGLDGRSVCTRCRGALDPSLRVVDVGGLKVTAALDYGGVVSALLGAAKEHGRPGVLRALAPPFRAAVESVLSQTTAPVLVVAIPSSAQARRARGYRPVETLVRLAGLRPAASGSLRQTREVDDQAGLSVSARRRNLSGALRAGAALRERRVLLVDDVVTTGSTLREAARAVSAAEGQVVGAACLAHTVKRKTTPR